The Rana temporaria chromosome 13, aRanTem1.1, whole genome shotgun sequence genome has a window encoding:
- the LOC120920559 gene encoding olfactory receptor 5V1-like produces MEEANQTFPERFILLGLSNVLYLQAIFFIVFLVMYIITLSVNLLLIIVVSINPRLHTPMYFFLINLSIIDICFPSTTVPKILVNTLVKDRSISLLGCAGQMFFHLALGSTECLILAIMAYDRFAAICRPLHYKTIMNKMLCVSLTAGAWSISFLNSALQVVLTFQLPYCNSRHVNHFFCEVPPFLQMACGDTLLNTIAMYIAAGAVAMSSFFLTLISYVYIISNILKISSSQGRLKTFSTCGSHLTVVTLYYGTIMSMYLTPHSNHSPEIDKTVSILYTAVTPMLNPIVYSIRNKDVINTVKYTMHKIL; encoded by the coding sequence ATGGAAGAAGCCAACCAAACATTTCCAGAAAGGTTCATCCTCCTTGGATTATCCAATGTACTGTATCTCCAGgcaatctttttcattgtgtTCCTTGTGATGTACATAATCACATTGTCAGTAAACCTGCTACTGATCATTGTGGTGAGTATCAACCCAAGGCTACATACCCCTATGTACTTTTTCTTGATTAACCTCTCCATTATTGACATCTGTTTCCCATCCACCACTGTTCCAAAGATTCTCGTAAACACTCTGGTCAAGGACCGAAGTATCTCCTTGTTGGGATGTGCAGGGCAGATGTTCTTTCATTTAGCTTTAGGATCAACAGAATGTCTAATTCTTGCCATCATGGCGTACGACCGGTTTGCTGCCATCTGTAGACCATTGCACTACAAGACCATCATGAACAAAATGTTGTGTGTCAGTTTAACAGCTGGTGCATGGAGTATTAGCTTCCTTAACTCTGCCCTCCAAGTTGTCCTCACCTTCCAACTCCCCTACTGCAACTCACGCCATGTCAACCACTTCTTCTGTGAGGTGCCACCTTTCCTTCAAATGGCCTGCGGAGATACTTTGTTGAACACCATAGCCATGTATATTGCAGCAGGGGCCGTTGCTATGAGTTCCTTCTTCTTGACTCTAATCTCGTATGTCTACATAATTTCCAACATCTTGAAGATCAGTTCCTCCCAAGGAAGACTCAAAACTTTCTCTACATGTGGTTCCCACCTGACCGTAGTGACTCTCTACTACGGAACCATCATGTCTATGTATCTGACACCACactctaatcactctcctgaaaTAGACAAAACTGTTTCCATTCTCTatacagcagtgacacctatgctgaaccCCATAGTATACAGTATAAGGAATAAAGATGTCATAAACACTGTTAAATACACAATGCATAAAATTCTCTAA